The Chiloscyllium punctatum isolate Juve2018m chromosome 31, sChiPun1.3, whole genome shotgun sequence nucleotide sequence tacaggctactagactgcacaggattgaggttcacaaggaggaggagTTTGCCATTCTGCAAAGggtgaggatagataagtccctttgactggatgggatttatcataggatcctctgggaagccagggagaagattacagaacctttggctttgatcttttatGTCACCATtgtggaatagtgccagaagactggaggatagcaaatgttgtccccttgttcaagaaggggagtggaAAAACTAattatcgaccagtgagccttacttcgattgTGGATAAACTGTgagaaaaggttttaagagatagtATTTATAATCACtttgaaaggaataagttgattggggatggtcaacatggttttgtgaagggtaggttgtgcctagcaaaccttatttagttctttgagaaggtgactaaacaggtggatgaaggtaaagcggttgatgtggtgtatgtggatttcagtaaggcatttgataaggttccccacggtaggctattgcacaaaatacggaggcatgggattgaaggtgattcagcggtttggattagaaattggctagctgaaagaagacagggtggtggttaatgggaaatgttcatcctagagttcagttacaagtggtgtaccgcaaggatctgttttgggcccactgctgtttgtcatttttataaatgagggcgtagaaggatgggtacataaatttgtggataacactaaagttggtgaagttgtggatagtgctgaagttTATTGCAAGTTatagaggggcatagataagctgcagagctgggctgagaggtggcaaatggagtttaatgtggaaaattgtgaggtgattcactttgcaagaagcaacaggaatgcagggtACTGTAATAattgtaagattcttggtagtgtagatgagcagagaggtctcagtgcccatatacatagatccctcaaagtttccacccaggctaatagggttgttaagaaggcataccttgtgttagcttttattggttgaaggattgagtttcggagccatgaggtcatgctgcagctgtacaaaactctggtgctgccacacttggatattgcatacatttctggacaccacattataggaaggatgtggaagctttggaaagggttgagaggagatttactgggatgtttcCTGGTGTGGAGCgatggtcttatgaggaagggctgagggatttgaggctgttttcattagaaggcgagaggtgacttaattgaggcatataagatgatcagggggttagatagggtgaccagtgagagcctttttcctcggatggtgatggctagcacaagaggacatagctttaaattgaggggtagtAGATATAGGACGGATGtcaggtaatttctttactcagagtagtagggtcGTGGAATGCCCTGTttgcaactttaagggcatttaaatggtcattggataaacatataggtgaaaatggaattgtgtaggATATGCAGTAGTGCCTCGACTTATGAACTTAATCTGTTCCGGGACCCGGTTCACAAACCGAAAAATCCGCAAACTGAATCATTTTTTCCCATTGCTCGgatagcgtaagaatgcttggacgtaACAACAAACGCTGTTTACAGCGTACGtgccaaagacgaactgaatgagatcatgcggggcccgagagcttttgcgttcaacaagcgcgtatcaaagcagaacaatgaaaccaagTGGTCGCACACGTGCTTTTTGTGTTTGTACCTTGAATTGCgtacgtacgttgaagcaaaGTTTTATGTACAATCCTGTTCATAAACTGATTTGTTCATGAACGGGGTCGTTCATATGTCGAGGCACTACTGTGtaggtttcagattggttccacaggtcagtgcagcaTCGAAGGGCCGGGGCTGTGCTGTTATATTCTGTGTGTCCCCCAACATTTTGGAAATGTTACTTGTGTCTTCCGTTGTGACGATAGAACAAACTTTAATGGTCTGCTATCTATTTGTTCGACACTATAACTGTCCCTGACTCTGATTGTCAGGAACCTATGTTTGTTTcgttcattttttttttctctttatatACTCTCGTTTCCCCTCTGAATCAATCTGTCTGTCATTCATTGCTAAAATCTGAACTGCTCCCAATCTTCAGATTTGCTGCTGTTTCGAGCCAATTTGTCCGCCTCTTACTGGATTCATTACCATCCCTAATATTTCTTGGTAGCCACGGCGGGCCACCTCTCCTGTTTTACTTTCTGTCAGACAGGAATGAACAGCTGTTGCAGTTCCTCCATGTGCTCTTTAAATGTTTGTCACCCTTTTAAATAATGTTCCCTAATTTGTTGTAGCCAGCTTGTGCCTTTACCATTTCCATTTCCTGCCTTTAGATTGGAGTCCCTAGTCTTAGAATCAAGACTGTTATTCTTCATGGAGAGTTCCATTACTCAGTTCTTCACTCTTCCGTAAGGGACCACACAAAGTGAGATTGCCAATTATTCCATTCTCATTGCACAAACAAAGTTTTGAAATTAAATTGCCAACGTCCCTCAGGACCATGGAGttcctctctcattagagagaattAACCAGTGGTcctttaacttgagggtcaccatCCCTCAGGCAAGGGGTAAGGGTTAAGAATGTGGGATCTTCAGTCACCTCAATCGGTACAGGAAATGAGCCCGTGGTTTGGCTTCATTCTGCATCGCAAAgcagccatccaaccaactgagctagccTGCCTCCGCCACTTACATATCGTGCACTTTAGAATGGCCTGTCCTCTATTTGGTTCCTCAATGTATTGATCCAGAAAACGATCTTATACACATTCAAGTAATTGCCCCTCTGTGGCATTGTTAATGATTGGATTTGCCCATTCCATATTTGGATCGAAGACACCCACAATAACCGGTGTATCTTTATTGCTTATGTCTCTAATTTCCAGTTTAATGTCTGCTCCATGGAGCTCATGGACATGTTAGAAAACAACATTTTATACTGTGTCACATCATGTGTTGGGGCAGGTGACTAAATGTTTGGTCAAAAAAGAagaatacaggacattggttgggccacttttgaaatattgcgtgcagttctcgTCTCCCTcccatgggaaggatgttgtgaaacttgaaagggttcggaaaacatttacaagaatgttgccagggttggaggttttgagctgtagggagaagctgaatagactggggctgatTTCCATcatgtgtcagaggctgaggggcgacattatagagatttataaaatcatgaggggcatggatagggtaaatagacaatgtcttttccgtgggatgggggagtccagaactagagggcgtaggtttagggtcagaggggaaagggacctaaggggaaatcttttcacacagaggatggtgcatgcatggaatgagctaccagaagaagtgatggaggatgggacaattgcaacatttaaaaggcatatgaataggaagggtttagagggatacgggcctagtgctggcaaatgggactagattaatttgggatgtctggtttccatgctctacatctctatgactctaattatctTAAAGGAGGAAGAGGTTGAAGAAAGTCaaggagtgagttccagatccTGATGCCCAGGAAATTGAAAGAACACCCACCATTGGTGGGTGGGGCGATTAATTGACCACATTCAAGAGCTGAAATTAGGCGAGTGCAGATATTTGAAGGATTGTGCAGCTGGAAGAGAGTTCAGGGATGGAAATGATCACtgtcatggagggatttgaaaacaaggataggAAGTTTTAAATGTTATTGTTTTTCAACTGACATGTTTTTTCGGTCAGGGTGAGGTGAACAAGACTTAGTGTGAGTGAGCACGAGTGTTGGATGAGCTTGATTACAGAGAGGTTGGAAGTGGGAAGTGGATCAGGAGTGTGTTTGGGTCATTCAGTATCAAGGTTATAAAAGACTGGACAAGATTTTCAGTACATGGAGCTGACACTGTGTTGAAGTCTCACCAGTCACTGATGTGGAAGTAGAACGTCAAATTGAGATGCGTCGTTGTGGTCAAAAGCCTAGCCACAAGTCTGATATCCACTAATGTTGCAGACAGCCTGGTCAGACCGTTATTAGGGAGAGAGATGCAGCTGGAGTTAGGAAGTTTGTAGCAGGGACTGAAACCATTAGCTTTCAGTGAACAAAGGATCAggtataggccattcagccagttgagcctgttctaccatttaatgaaatcatggctaatctgtggTCTACCTCCATATATCCACCTTTGAAATATATCCCTGAACACCTTGGCTGAATGAAAgtttatctatctcagatttaaaacaaaCAACTGAGCATCGACAGCAGTttttggaagagagttccaaaccagTTCAGtggtgcttcctaacatctgtgaTGAACAGTctagccctaattctcagactatgccctctaatttgaGATTGGATTGGTGGAAATTTCTATTCATCCAGCAGTGGATGAAGCAACATTATGTGACTTGGAAGGAGCTTCAAGGTGGTAATGGTTTCATATGCCTACTCTTCTGGTCCTTTGTGGTGGTGGAGTGGTGAGTTTGGAAGGTTTTGTTAAAGTTCTGTTTGAGTCATCAACCTTCCAtgtctcgctttctctctctcgctttctctctctctctctctcacacacacaggaggtgcacaaaggcAAGGTCACCATTAGATTTGaggttagagaggtccattcagcagtctaacaacagcagagaagaagctgttcctgagcctgtgtgtgtgtgtgtgttcaggtttctgtatcttctgcctgacggaagaggttgaAAGAGAGCATTACCGggttgggaggggtctttgatgttggcagccttttcaTGGCAACATGAAGTGTAGACCGACtccatggatggaagattggcttCCATGATGCTCTGGGCTATGTGCACAACTTTCTGACAATGCTGGATGGAGCATGTCATGCCCCCAGCCAGAATGGTTTTTAtactgcatctgtaaaagttggtgagggtccttatttCCAGAGGAAGAAGAAGCGTTGTTGTGCTTTTTTGACAGTTGCATCTGTGTGAGAAGTCCAGGATACATTGTGGGTTATTGGCGATCCTCTGAGCTTGACACACTCGACCCTCTCTACCTCAGCTCTGTTCTCATAGGTAAGAGCATGTCCTCCTCCTttttgaagtcaatgatcagttcttttatTTTGCTAACATTAAGAGAGGTTGTTACCATTGCATCATGCCATCTTCTTTCTATATTCTCACTCATCATTGTTTGACAACCGGCCTACAATGGTAGTGTTGTCAGCGAGCTTGTagttttagaccataagacataggagtagaagtaaggccattcggcccatcgagatcACTCTACCATTTAATTATGGCTGAGGGGCATTTCAACGCCATTTGCCCGCACTCTtgctgtatcccttaattccttgtgagattaagaatttatcaatctctaccttgaagacatttaacagcccggcctccactgcgctccgtggcaatgaagtccacaggcccaccactctctggctgaagaaatgtctcttcatttccattttaagttgaccccctctaattctaaggctgtgcccatgggtcctagtctccccgcctaacggaaacaccttcccagcgtccaccctttctaagccatctTGTAAGTATCTATTTGATGtctccataaccttctaaactctaatgaatacaatcccaggagtTTTGTCAGTGTACActgagtacagtaaggggctgagtatgcaTCCTTGCGGAGTggcagtgttgaggattattgtggaggaggtgctgttgtTTATCCTCACTGTTGCAGTCTGTGGTTTAGGAAGCTGAGGCTTCAGTTGCAGAGGGCGGAGCCGAGACCTAGATCTCAGCGTTTTGAGATTATTCTGGtcgaggtgctggtgttagagTGGAGCTGTAGTTGATGAGGAGGAACCTGAcataggtgtccttgttatccagatgttccagggaggaATGCAGGCATATGGATATAGTGTCTACTGTGCTCCTGTTTCACCAGTAGGCAAATTGCAGGGATCCAGGCAGACTGGGAGGCTAGAGTTGATGTGGGCCATTTTCCAGCTACACAAATTTACCAGATTAATTCAGCTCAATTTCATAATCTGCTCTGACATTGGGAAAATATTACCGTCTGTTCTAGACGTTGGAATAACAGAATTTAGAAATGCATTATGTAATCAAGCAATATCACCgttgttttgtgaaagggaatcaTAGCTGTCAAGTTTGTTGAAATATTTCGAGGAGGTAACAAGAAGGTGTAATATATatggatttgaaaaaaaaaatcagtaaggTATTGTACATGAGACTACTTCAGAAGATAAGAACCCATGAACCCATATTGTTGGGTATATATTAACATTGATCAAGGATttggtatcatagaatccctacagtgtgtggaaacaggccaactggcccaacaagtccacactaacccttcagacccattccctgacccGATTACTATTCATTtactcctaacctacacatccctgaacactgtgggcaatttagcatgaccaattcacctttggattgtgggaggaaaccatagcaccTGCAGGAAaacatgcagacatggagagaatgtgcaaactctgcacaagacagttgcctgaggctggtgctgtgaggcagcagtactaacaactgagccaccatgccatcccgtGAGTAATGAGTTGAAGGCAAGAGTTGAGATAAAGAGGACATTTTTGTGATGGAAAATTGTAACTTGTGGAGTCCCACCGAGATTAATACTAAAGCCACAATTATTTATAATGTATACAAATGACGTGGATGACAGAAGTAATTTGTACTATTTCCAGGTGGGTAGATGGAGGCAAGTAGTGAGGATGACATAAAGAGAGGAGACAGGTTAAACAAGCggacaaaaactcagcagatgGAAGTACTGTGGGAAAGATAGATGTTTATGCATTTTGACTGGAAGATTAGCAGaggtgaatattatttaaatggagaaaaacattgcagaaagctgcagcgcAGAGGGAATTGTGGGTCCTTCTACTTGAAAGATAGAAAGCTGGCATCCAAGTTGCtagctatgaaaagaggttgaataggttaggtttattttcactagaaaaaaaggagattaggggggacttgattgaggtttacaaaatcatgaagggtatagacagggtggatagagacgagctttttcccagggcgaaggattcaataacgagaggtcatgctttcaaggtgagaggtggaaagtttaagggggatacacgcagcaagtacgtcacacagaaggtggtgggtgttttgaacgcgttgccagcagaggtggtagaggcagtcATGGTAGATTCCTTTAATCAGAAAGGTTGACccttatttttatactccattctatTTAATTAGGGATACattgctaaaactgtacaagacatttgtCAGATTGCACCTGCAATACTGTGaccagttttagtctccttattttTGGGTAGGCAGCCTCTAGAATGTTGGAGAGATTGATCCCGGTCATGAGATGATTTTCTCAGGAGATGAAATTGAGTACAGGCCCAGCTTGCtcattggaacttagaagaatgagagaagacCTTATTCAAAATAAAAGATTCTTAGGGGTGTGACAGGGTAGATCAGAGAGATTGTTTCCTCTTGTTTGACAGTCTAGGACCGGAGAACATAATCTCTATGTAAGTAATcccatatttaagacagagatgtggaggaattccttctctaagGGGGTATTGAATCTGTAATTCTTGACTGCAGAGGACTGTAAAGGCTGGGCTGCTCAATGTATCCAAGACTGTGATAATCCGATTTTAATCAGTTAGGGGACAAGGCAGGAAGGTTGAGCTGAGGATtaacagatcagccacgatctcattgaatggtgacaGTAGCCTCACTGGGTCGAATTGCCTCTTTCTCGTCCTACATCTTATGATCTTATCAcctttgtttctttttctgtGTTCTCACTCCACTTCCCTTTTTATGTTTTCAATCAATTTCAGAGTATTACAAGGAGAAGATTTGCAGTGAGGAGAGTTAAAACCGAGCATCACTTCAGATCTGATGGCGTTGCCCAGTTTATTGCAGCCTAAATATCATTGGATTTTGAACATGGAAGGAAAAAGCACCATTCACAGTGGGGAGAAACCGTACACGTGTTGTACGTGTGGACAAGGCTTCAGCAGGTCATCTGCCCTCTCACAACATAAATACATTCACACTGGACAGATGCCATTTGTCTGCTCcgagtgtgggaaaggattcatgCGATCATCCATCCTGCGGAAACACCAGCAAgttcacactgaggagagaccTTTTCAATGCCTAGACTGTGGAAAGTGCTATAAACGTTCAGGAGCCCTCAAGTTACATCGACGTGTTCACACTGGCGAGAGACCCTTCAGTTGCTCTCACTGTGGGGCTGGGTTCAAGCAATCGTCTGACCTCATTGAACACCAACggattcacactggggagagaccattcagctgCTCAGAATGTGGGAAGACATTCGCTCGGAAATCTATCCTACTGAAACACCAGCAAGTTCACACAGAGGAGAGACCTTTTCAGTGCTCAGACTGTGGGAAATGCTATAAAAGGTCTGGGGACCTGATGTCCCATCAACGGATTCACACTGATCGGAAACCGTTCGTGTGCTCCCACTGTGGAGCTGGGTTCAGGCAGTCATTCCAACTCACTGTACATCAGCAAacacacactggggagaggccattcacctgccctgAGTGTGGCAAGGGATTCACTCAGAAATCCAACTTGCTGAAACACCAGCGACTCCACACAGAGGAAAGACCTTTCAACTGTTCAGACTGTGGGAAATGTTTTAAAAGATCTGGAGACCTGGTGTCCCATCAACGTGTTCACACAGACGAGAGACCCTTCAGGTgctctcactgtgggactgggttCAAGTGGTCAACGCAACTCACTGTACACCAGCggattcacactggggagagaccattcacctgtaccgagtgtgggaagggattcactatGAAATCCAAACTGCTGCATCACCAGCGGATTCATGAGCAATGACAGCGACTGGTTGTTACTGTGAAGAAATCTCTGTGTCATCgtgtttcttcccccccccccctcctctgcCGGACGACCTGGGTGACAATGAAATTTTGTCTTAAGTGTAATGTATCaagtagttttaaaatctctaacACATGTTGGTGTTCTTTGAGTTGACCTCCTTCTGACTGGAGGAATTGGATTTTGCAGTTAATCACATTAAGCCACAGCCATGTTCTTCAGTTGATCTTTAAATTTTAGCCCAGTTATGGGTTTTAATCAAGACTTTTATCACGTTTATGTTAAATTCACAGCCAAATGAGGCTTTCTAAAGTCTTTAGTACTCTCTCttgaattttttttccctttctatatcttccattctGTGAGGTGTTCATGGAGCCTCTTTGTCATTCACAGTTAGACAATCCAATGAGCTGCCTCTTCATGTCCCTCCTTTCCCTGAAATTGTCTCTGAAGTTCCATCTTGTTTGACCCCTGAACTCACAtcttcctccagtccctctccTACCTCCCAGAGGTCTTCACATCCATAAGACCCAACAGCTAGTCCTCGACCCACTTTACACTAAATCACGGAGTGTCTAACTTCCCTCTGTTAGCTGCAATTTTTAACAGCTTTTGCTCTCATCTGGTCTGGTCCTTCTCACTTtaaagtcaaaaaatgtggtggaaaagcacagccaatcaggcaccatccgaggagcaggagaggagcataagctctttatcaggaatgtaggggtggctcaagggggctgagagataaatgagacatggtgaggctggggctgggaggaatgTGGCTGGGA carries:
- the LOC140457214 gene encoding uncharacterized protein codes for the protein MALPSLLQPKYHWILNMEGKSTIHSGEKPYTCCTCGQGFSRSSALSQHKYIHTGQMPFVCSECGKGFMRSSILRKHQQVHTEERPFQCLDCGKCYKRSGALKLHRRVHTGERPFSCSHCGAGFKQSSDLIEHQRIHTGERPFSCSECGKTFARKSILLKHQQVHTEERPFQCSDCGKCYKRSGDLMSHQRIHTDRKPFVCSHCGAGFRQSFQLTVHQQTHTGERPFTCPECGKGFTQKSNLLKHQRLHTEERPFNCSDCGKCFKRSGDLVSHQRVHTDERPFRCSHCGTGFKWSTQLTVHQRIHTGERPFTCTECGKGFTMKSKLLHHQRIHEQ